Part of the Paenibacillus guangzhouensis genome is shown below.
GTCATGGGGTTCGATAATATCGATATGCTGAACTATATCGATCCGCCGCTCACAACCGTGGACTACCAAGTCGAGGACATCGGCAGACGCCTAGCAGACTCGCTCATCCGCCGTATTCAAGGCGAGGTCGTTCCTTCACGCACCATAGTAACGCATAGCATTATGGAACGCAGCTCGCTCTAACATCAAAAAGGCTGTTCCCAGGTGGTCATATCCCCGTCAAGTAGACAGCTAAAAAAGCCATAAATTAAGCGGCGATCGCTTTCCTGTATTCAACAGGGGAGAGGTCGCCTAATTTTTTCTGAAACCGCTCATGGTTGTAATAAGCAATATATTCAGTGATCAAACGTTCAGCTTCAGAGGCACCGTTTGGCTTCACCAAATGAAGCTTTTCTGCCTTTAGATGCGAGAAGAACGACTCAACGCACGCATTATCAAAGCAGTTCCCACGTCTAGAATGGCTGCCAACAAGCTTCTGATCTGCAAGGAGCTTTGCATACGTCTTTGTCGTGTATTGAAACCCTTGATCAGAGTGCAGGATCGCTTTTGGTGTATTCAGTTGTTTTACGGTGTCCAGAACAAGTTCTAGGTCATTTCGTTCTCCCAACCTCCAAGTCAAAATCTCATTGTTGTAGAGGTCTAAAACAACTGAAAGATAGAGGAAGCCATGTCCAACGCGAACATAGGTTATGTCGGTTACTAGTTTGAGCTTAGCTGCGGCTGAAGTGAATTCCCGGTTTAATACATTCTGGAACAACACAGAAGGCTTTCTGCCTGCGAAAGGCCGTTTCTTACGTATGACAGACTGGATTCCTAATTCTCGCATGAGTCGTCGCACCTTCTTGTGGTTAACATATAGCCCTTCCTTTCGTAGTGCTGTGCGCATGCGAAAATAACCGTAGTAAGGCCGAATACGGTGAATCGCTAGAATATGCTCTTTAATTACCGTATTCTCATCCATACGTGTTTTCCGGGACTCGTAAGTGGCTAACCATTTATAGTAGCCAGAACGGGAAACCTCAGCAATCTTACACAGTAATTTAATAGGAAAATCGGTTTTCATTTCTCGAATGGACTCGAATCGGACTTGCTTATCCAACTTTCCTCCCCATGTAGATTTGGATTGAGCTTTTTTAGATATTCCACCTGTGCTTTCAAATAACTAATCTCTTCTTCAACTGATCTGAAGCGCTTCTTACTCCATCTCCCTCGAAGATCCTTAAACGTTTCCCCACGCTCAGATTTCTTTACCCAATTCTGAATTTGACTCTTACTCTTGATACTCAGCTTATTCATAATCATGGAATAACTCCAGTGTTCCTCAAGACGTAGTCTAACAGCCTCCTGCTTAGTTGTTTCGTCATAACGATTGAATGTCTGTCCCTTTTTCGCCATGAAAAAATCCCCTCCGGTCAACAGTGTTGAATTCATCATAACATGAACTCTTTTTTTACTGTCTACCGTAAGGGGATAATACCACAGGGGAACAGCCTTTTACTTCGTCTATCCTTGAACCGCGACCGGTTGATTCGCGATCATATCGGCAAGCTTAACAGCCTGGCCGCCTTTCAATCTGGACTGCTCAGATGCAAAGGCTATCAGATGGCTCTGCAACGAGGCTGTCGCGGACGTCAATCCATACGATGGATTCTGGTCGAAGCGTCTCACTTCGCGCAGGAAGGAGCTGACCATGCGCTCGTCGCCGCCGCCGTGTCCGTCGCCGCTCGTGTTACAATTGATCTCCAGCTTCTCCCCAGTCAGATAACGATACAGCGTATAGATGCCGGTATCCATGTCGCCGATGATCTCAGCCTTCGTCCCCATAATCTGTACTCTGCGGGCACCGCTCTCGGTAAGTCCCGACATGATAAAGGAAGCGTTCGCCCCGTTCGTGAACTCCATATTCACGATCTGATGGTCTACCACATTGTTATCGCAGCGATACACGCAGCGTCCGAACGGCCCTTCATGAAGCGCATTCAGAATGCCTTCCTGCGAGAGGTCGCTGGTCATATAACGTGCCCATGGATGATGAGGCGGGTCGATATACATCTTGAGCGCCGAGAACGCGCACTCTTTCTCCACTTCGCAGCCGTCGATGCAGCGGTCCGCCGAGCCTTCCGGCGCATTCTCCGGCCGGAAATGCAGAAGCGAGCCGAAGGAGCTCACGTTAGTGCATTCTTGCCCCATCAACCAAGAGATAATATCGAGGTCATGGCATGATTTCGCGAGAATCATCGGGCTCGTCTCTTCGGAATTCCGCCAGTTCCCGCGAACATAACTATGCGTCATATGACGGTAACCAACATTCTCCGTCAATTGGATCGTCGCGACGGTTCCAAGCTCGCCTTGCTCGATGCATTTCTTGATTCCTGTCCAGAACGGTGTATAGCGAAGCACATGGCTCACGATCAACAGACGCTCATGCTTAAGCGACGCCTGCTCGAGCGCAATGCACTCCTCCTGCGAAGGCGACATCGGCTTCTCGAGCAACACGTGATAGCCGAGTTCCATCGCCATCATTGCTGGAACGTAATGCATCCGATCGAGTGTACTAATGATCATTACGTCCGCAATCTTGCCTTTCTCAAATGCTTTTTCCCATGAATCGTATACTTGATCCGGAGCAATCTGATGAATTGCCGCGAAATTATTCCTGCGCTCATCATCTGGTTCTGCGACCGCAACGATCTTCATTTCATTCGGATATTTTTCCGCATAAGGCCCATAGATGTATCGACCTCTGCTGCCTGCACCAAGTAGTACCGCGGTTAGTGTTCTCACGTCATTTCCCCCTCATGTTCACCCTCTGACTTCTATAGTAAAGGCAGAGCTAGGTACACGAAAGAGATCGTTGCTTACATTTCATATACATTTATTGACCTGGCCTATGTTCCGGAACGGACGATGCGGTACTCCTGCGGCGTGATGTCATTCTGCTTCTTGAAGAAGCGGATAAAGGCGAGAGCTGAGTTATAACCAAGCGCGGTCGCGATTTCGCCTACTTTCATCGACGATTTCAACAGCATTTCCTGCGCGATTAAGTTCCGGTAATCGTTAATATATTTAGAGAGGCCGATCCCCGTCATTTGCTTATACAGTCTGGAGAGGTAGGACGGATTCAAGCCGACGTAATCTGCAAGCGCATTCAGCGAAATATCGGTTGCGATATTTTCTTCGATGTATCGATGAACCTTATTCACGACCTCCGTCGGCAATTGCGTGCCACGCATCGTATTCCATTCGAATAGATAGTCAGCGAGCTGCCAGAAATATTGAATCATATCCGGCCAGGAAGACGCATCCTTAGGCTGGAACAGTCGATCCAAATCCAGCTGCGTGTTCACATAGTCGCGGAAATCCCGATTCTTATGAATATAGAACAAGAACACGGCTGATAGGGAATGGTACAGCTCTGTCTTCCGCTCATTCGGCGTCTTCGGATCATTCCAGATCGAAGTCAATTCGACATATAACTTATTGAACGGTTCACGATGATTATTCTCAATGCAGGTCATGAGCAATTGAATACGAGAATGGTAGAAGCAATCATGATAAGCTCCTGCTTTATCGTCTTCATCCTCGGACTGCATATCAATATCCGTCAAGATGACTTCGTTGGATAAGCCATGACCGTGCGCGAGACCGAACTTGATCGAATGAAACCGATCAGAGACATGCTCCCATAACGTTGGCTCGCTGCCCAGTACGAAAGATACTGGCAGACTCAGCAATCGCTTACAAGTTCCTTGAACCGTCTCGAGAATCCCGCTCGTATATCGATATACACGCCCCCAATCCAATGTGTGGGAATGGTTGGCATTCGGTTCAGAAGGCAGCGGTTGAATGAGCCACACGATTCGCGTCAGATCATATACGAAGGAGAAGCTTCGCACTTGCGCAGATAGATATTCATCACATACATTCTGGAATGCGTACGTTAGCAGCGCTTTATCCGGTGTCGTGAACAGTTCTCGCCATGCATCTACTCTACCTATCAGGATAAAGACAGGCAAATTCGCATCAAGTGGAATATCGATCTCCTTGAATGTACGTTCTAATTGACTCTGTGTGACCTGTTTGCCCTGGAAGAGCCCCCACAAATAATCTTTCTGGAGAGATGGCAGTGCTTGTCGCATCTTCGTCTGTGCTCTAGCTATAATTTGCTGCTGACTATACTCCGCCTCCAGCGTCGTTATGGCTCGCTCGACTGATTCGATAATTTTCTCATCGCTCTCTACTTTCAGAATATACTCGAAGCCGCCATACGTAATGGCGCTCCGCGCATAGTGAAAATCATTGTAACCCGTGAGAAAAATGACTTTGCAGGCCGGCCACTCCTTTTTAATCTCCTGCAGCAGCTCGATCCCTTCCAGCCCTGGCATCTTAATATCTGAGATCACGATATCGACGCGCTGCTCCCGCATGACGCTCAGCGCTTCTTCACCGGAATAGGCCTTAAGCAGCTCAAGCTTCAAGTGATCCGTCTGTTCGAATAATTCGAGCAATCCATCCACAATGATCGGAAGATCATCCACGATTAGCAATCGGTACATGCGAGTTCCCCCTCTAGTCTACACTCAGATTGATTT
Proteins encoded:
- a CDS encoding IS3 family transposase (programmed frameshift) — protein: MAKKGQTFNRYDETTKQEAVRLRLEEHWSYSMIMNKLSIKSKSQIQNWVKKSERGETFKDLRGRWSKKRFRSVEEEISYLKAQVEYPKKAQSKSTWGGKLDKQVRFESIREMKTDFPIKLLCKIAEVSRSGYYKWLATYESRKTRMDENTVIKEHILAIHRIRPYYGYFRMRTALRKEGLYVNHKKVRRLMRELGIQSVIRKKRPFAGRKPSVLFQNVLNREFTSAAAKLKLVTDITYVRVGHGFLYLSVVLDLYNNEILTWRLGERNDLELVLDTVKQLNTPKAILHSDQGFQYTTKTYAKLLADQKLVGSHSRRGNCFDNACVESFFSHLKAEKLHLVKPNGASEAERLITEYIAYYNHERFQKKLGDLSPVEYRKAIAA
- a CDS encoding Gfo/Idh/MocA family protein — its product is MRTLTAVLLGAGSRGRYIYGPYAEKYPNEMKIVAVAEPDDERRNNFAAIHQIAPDQVYDSWEKAFEKGKIADVMIISTLDRMHYVPAMMAMELGYHVLLEKPMSPSQEECIALEQASLKHERLLIVSHVLRYTPFWTGIKKCIEQGELGTVATIQLTENVGYRHMTHSYVRGNWRNSEETSPMILAKSCHDLDIISWLMGQECTNVSSFGSLLHFRPENAPEGSADRCIDGCEVEKECAFSALKMYIDPPHHPWARYMTSDLSQEGILNALHEGPFGRCVYRCDNNVVDHQIVNMEFTNGANASFIMSGLTESGARRVQIMGTKAEIIGDMDTGIYTLYRYLTGEKLEINCNTSGDGHGGGDERMVSSFLREVRRFDQNPSYGLTSATASLQSHLIAFASEQSRLKGGQAVKLADMIANQPVAVQG
- a CDS encoding response regulator, producing the protein MYRLLIVDDLPIIVDGLLELFEQTDHLKLELLKAYSGEEALSVMREQRVDIVISDIKMPGLEGIELLQEIKKEWPACKVIFLTGYNDFHYARSAITYGGFEYILKVESDEKIIESVERAITTLEAEYSQQQIIARAQTKMRQALPSLQKDYLWGLFQGKQVTQSQLERTFKEIDIPLDANLPVFILIGRVDAWRELFTTPDKALLTYAFQNVCDEYLSAQVRSFSFVYDLTRIVWLIQPLPSEPNANHSHTLDWGRVYRYTSGILETVQGTCKRLLSLPVSFVLGSEPTLWEHVSDRFHSIKFGLAHGHGLSNEVILTDIDMQSEDEDDKAGAYHDCFYHSRIQLLMTCIENNHREPFNKLYVELTSIWNDPKTPNERKTELYHSLSAVFLFYIHKNRDFRDYVNTQLDLDRLFQPKDASSWPDMIQYFWQLADYLFEWNTMRGTQLPTEVVNKVHRYIEENIATDISLNALADYVGLNPSYLSRLYKQMTGIGLSKYINDYRNLIAQEMLLKSSMKVGEIATALGYNSALAFIRFFKKQNDITPQEYRIVRSGT